One part of the Parabacteroides distasonis ATCC 8503 genome encodes these proteins:
- a CDS encoding RagB/SusD family nutrient uptake outer membrane protein: MNKYIYLLAVVFGLSSCNDFLELSPTNKVIETDYYKTQEDLTEALVAAYDPLKWNAYNAYSSYELVSNIMSDDAETGGSTVSDQPQLQRVNDFTNWVTPTNLPEGLWGRSYEGVNRANIVIEKCPLLPEGTMSAELRDRYVAEAHFLRVFYYFQLWRFFGYIPYYETNLGLDDITTVPQLQPDEVYAKLIEDLDNNVIGKLPKVVPANEKGRATNGAAIAMKARIVLYQNDDTKMKEIASQLKELITDPAYQYDLIPDYKVLFDDEYEWCKESVFEVNYTEIGNSNDWAGKANQGNSDIIMLGARGLKDPNNVYVEGWGFAPVTKALNDAFLPDDPRKWTTIIDHEEFRAEGGTISSDVNQYTGYSVRKYHPRAGYSSTVGTEALNYKNNYRVIRFSDILLMASEALLRSGGSVGEAQDYYARVVKRAMGDDYKVPTVSLDNIYKERRYEFAMEGIRYWDLVRTNQAKDFIKGWDDTKKYLPIPQSEIDKSDGHLVQNPHF; the protein is encoded by the coding sequence ATGAATAAATATATTTATCTGCTAGCCGTTGTATTCGGACTAAGTAGCTGCAATGATTTTTTGGAGTTGTCTCCGACGAATAAGGTTATCGAAACGGATTATTACAAGACACAGGAGGATTTGACCGAGGCATTGGTCGCTGCCTATGACCCGTTGAAATGGAACGCTTATAATGCGTATAGCTCTTATGAACTGGTTAGTAATATCATGTCGGATGATGCGGAGACCGGTGGATCGACGGTATCGGATCAACCGCAGTTGCAACGAGTGAATGATTTTACCAATTGGGTGACACCGACAAACTTACCCGAGGGTTTATGGGGGCGTTCGTATGAGGGTGTAAACCGTGCGAATATCGTGATAGAGAAATGCCCTCTTCTTCCGGAGGGGACGATGTCGGCGGAGCTTCGTGATCGTTATGTAGCTGAGGCTCATTTCTTACGTGTATTTTATTATTTCCAGTTGTGGCGTTTCTTTGGATACATACCGTATTACGAGACGAATTTGGGATTGGATGATATAACAACTGTCCCTCAATTGCAACCGGATGAGGTCTATGCGAAGTTAATAGAGGATTTAGATAATAACGTTATTGGGAAGTTACCCAAGGTAGTCCCGGCTAATGAGAAAGGACGAGCTACGAATGGTGCCGCTATCGCAATGAAAGCACGTATCGTTCTCTATCAGAATGATGATACTAAAATGAAGGAGATCGCCAGCCAATTGAAAGAGCTAATTACCGATCCTGCCTATCAATATGACTTGATCCCGGATTATAAAGTCCTTTTTGATGATGAGTATGAGTGGTGCAAAGAATCTGTTTTTGAAGTCAATTATACGGAAATCGGGAACTCGAATGACTGGGCAGGCAAGGCCAATCAAGGTAACTCCGATATAATAATGCTAGGAGCCAGAGGTTTGAAAGATCCCAATAATGTGTATGTGGAAGGTTGGGGGTTTGCGCCTGTAACAAAAGCATTGAATGATGCGTTTTTACCGGATGATCCTAGAAAGTGGACAACGATCATAGATCATGAGGAGTTTAGAGCGGAAGGCGGAACGATTAGCTCGGATGTGAATCAATATACGGGGTATAGCGTACGCAAATATCATCCTCGTGCAGGGTATTCTTCTACGGTTGGTACGGAAGCGTTGAATTATAAAAACAATTACCGTGTAATTCGTTTCTCGGACATACTATTAATGGCATCGGAAGCTTTATTGAGAAGTGGAGGTAGCGTTGGCGAGGCACAGGATTATTATGCGAGAGTCGTTAAACGTGCGATGGGTGATGATTATAAGGTTCCGACGGTTTCATTGGATAATATCTATAAGGAACGCCGTTATGAGTTTGCGATGGAAGGTATTCGTTATTGGGATTTAGTACGTACGAACCAAGCGAAAGATTTTATCAAAGGCTGGGATGATACAAAGAAATACTTGCCGATTCCTCAGTCGGAGATTGATAAGTCGGATGGCCATTTGGTACAGAATCCTCATTTCTAA
- a CDS encoding Rpn family recombination-promoting nuclease/putative transposase: MEKKTEKEEKYMKELQDRYIRFDWAIKRLLRQKANFGVLEGFLTVFLGEQIKIEEILESEGNQQMADDKFNRVDIKAKNTKGDIILIEIQNTRELYYLERVLYGVAKAVTEHLHLGQDYSGVKKVYSISILYFDIGVGTDYLYHGQNQFVGVHTHDHLQVNTKERGAIVKRLPSEIFPEYILVRVNEFDKVAVTPLEEWVRYLKDGIITSGTTAPGLEEAREKLRYYSMSPEERYAYDEHLNAIMIQNDVLSTAKFEGREEGRAEERLETARRMRSDGLSMEMVVRYTGLSEEEINNL, encoded by the coding sequence ATGGAAAAGAAAACAGAAAAAGAGGAGAAGTATATGAAGGAATTACAAGATCGATATATCCGTTTCGACTGGGCCATCAAACGCCTACTCCGGCAAAAAGCGAATTTCGGAGTGCTAGAAGGCTTTCTTACCGTGTTCTTGGGCGAGCAGATCAAGATTGAGGAGATATTGGAGAGTGAGGGAAACCAGCAAATGGCCGATGATAAATTCAATCGGGTGGATATCAAGGCTAAGAACACAAAGGGAGATATCATCCTTATCGAGATCCAGAATACCCGCGAGCTTTATTATTTGGAACGTGTGCTCTATGGCGTGGCGAAAGCCGTCACCGAGCATCTTCATTTGGGACAGGACTATTCCGGGGTGAAAAAGGTCTATTCTATCAGTATCCTTTATTTTGATATAGGCGTAGGAACCGATTATCTGTATCACGGGCAGAACCAATTTGTCGGCGTGCATACCCATGATCATTTACAGGTAAATACCAAGGAGAGGGGTGCGATCGTCAAGCGTCTTCCCTCGGAGATCTTTCCGGAGTATATATTGGTCCGGGTGAATGAGTTTGATAAGGTGGCCGTGACCCCCTTGGAGGAATGGGTGCGATACTTGAAAGATGGGATCATAACTTCCGGAACGACAGCCCCCGGCTTGGAAGAGGCACGAGAGAAATTACGCTATTACTCAATGTCTCCCGAGGAACGTTATGCTTATGACGAACATCTGAATGCGATTATGATCCAGAATGACGTGTTGAGCACTGCTAAGTTTGAAGGACGGGAAGAAGGCCGTGCGGAAGAACGTCTAGAAACAGCTCGGCGTATGCGGTCTGATGGGCTTTCGATGGAAATGGTCGTGCGTTATACTGGTTTGTCAGAGGAGGAAATAAATAATTTATGA